A part of Plasmodium sp. gorilla clade G2 genome assembly, chromosome: 8 genomic DNA contains:
- a CDS encoding acyl-CoA binding protein, putative, translating into MKDSFNDCVQFVNKLPKTVNLSVDVKLDLYKYYKQSTVGNCNIEQPSMFKIEDRKKYNAWKSIENLEREEAQKRYMDIVTSLFPNWKDSE; encoded by the coding sequence ATGAAAGATTCATTTAATGATTGCGTTCAATTTGTAAACAAATTACCAAAGACGGTAAATTTATCAGTTGATGTAAAATTAGActtatacaaatattataagcAGAGTACCGTCGGTAATTGCAACATAGAACAACCAAGCATGTTTAAAATTGaggatagaaaaaaatacaatgcTTGGAAATCCATTGAAAACTTAGAAAGAGAAGAAGCacaaaaaagatatatggATATTGTAACGTCCTTGTTTCCAAATTGGAAAGATAgtgaataa
- a CDS encoding apicoplast ribosomal protein L33 precursor, putative, which produces MKPCDLFIYLFLYIFLIMKCYELFIIPKNMKMVKNPIYQNRYTDNKRNALLYAKKKRNRRVIVLECTEARKLGKQPSRYVTEKNKNNTPKKLQLYKYNKYLKRRTLHVEIK; this is translated from the exons atgaaACCATGTGATCTTTTCATTTacttatttttgtatatttttttaataatgaaatgTTATGAATTGTTCATAATTCCaaagaatatgaaaatgGTTAAGAATCCTATTTATCAAAATAGATACACAGACAATAAAAGAAAtg cACTTTtatatgcaaaaaaaaaaaggaacagAAGAGTCATAGTATTAGAATGCACTGAAGCAAGAAAATTGGGAAAACAGCCATCAAGATATGtaacagaaaaaaataaaaataatactccaaaaaaattacaattatataaatacaataaatatcttaaaagaagaacattacatgttgaaataaaataa
- a CDS encoding ABC1 family, putative produces MRIPFIIKKKKLHLFLLPNKKRYYMSYREIVKFKNNGKENNKQLNIEKKNIGHLNREGCVSVHTTTTPFEIFKWSYILNTKNEKAINDIINRQDQEEKVEKKGEKKKKRKKNLTILDINKIMNHYRLIINVNENDIFIEKEIQNAFYNIINDLSYYFDKYDTISMVLKNIMKNESLFFYLIYNNMKYIHALPFKMFWKYQNVEEFYKNKNINEYDNDENEYIFKSVDLGQIDDLLKDEDTLNNTINNNETKISDVEYSSDNKTEKIKKQEGDRYTHFYDKKTICNYTKYNFNEKNVKNIMDIPNKYNISTISYKRINDNKKSNISLKTKHMKGSIFKTCELFKRREKYFMSTLASSNNVYDKMERKHFNEEKNNHQKEEENYNKKINNNNNTKCNDNNNNNTHCHDNNVTNNIGVDTKEDVISDGNELCNNIKMVEENDFMYDIKMLDKKIINSDESEKKNFRTSKVPVSPISRATVFGKVFFDIAKNSSIEYIKNKIINKNININKYSNNNNLMNDDVNSDNNNYSNIIMNEKNAEILANGLSKMRGVVLKLGQMISLQDEYLSPILIKALKIVHNSADIMPKDQLIQVLKKEIGDDYENKFDYFNYEPFASASIGQVHDAIINKNKKVAVKIQYPGVYESIDSDIKNLLFINQYTNLILKNLYIENLCNVIKKELKCECDYINEAKYYALFKNIFKNSKYFYVPSIYPEYITKHILVTSYVNGITLDEVSKKLPQPIRDSIGQRILYLCLHELFVFKVMNTDPNLGNFLYDIEKDKLCLIDFGATRSYKNEFVDQYLRLVKASIEEDEAKIYHYSLMLNFFNGQENQEMKTSHIKSVILVGEPFKTDIYDFGHRDIAKQIYNLLPKIIYNRLIPPRSEIYTLHRKLSGCYLICMKLKAKVRAAQIFNSIYQNYRFTIDDTYVNRNINRQ; encoded by the coding sequence aTGAGAATCCCATTCatcataaaaaagaagaaactACACCTTTTTCTTCTACCAAATAAAAAGAGGTATTATATGAGTTATCGTGAAATagtaaaatttaaaaataatggtaaggaaaataataaacaattgaacatagaaaaaaaaaacattggTCACTTAAATAGAGAAGGTTGTGTATCTGTTCATACAACAACAACACcttttgaaatatttaaatggtCCTACATTTTGAACACAAAAAATGAGAAAgcaataaatgatataataaatcgtCAAGATCAAGAAGAAAAAGTAGAAAAAAAGggagagaaaaaaaagaaaagaaaaaaaaacttaaCGATATTAGATATCAATAAAATCATGAATCATTATCGCcttataataaatgtaaatgaaaatgatatatttattgaaaaagaaatacagaatgctttttataatataataaatgatttaTCTTATTACtttgataaatatgataCCATAAGTAtggtattaaaaaatataatgaaaaacgaatccctttttttttatttaatatataataatatgaaatatatacacgCTTTACCATTTAAAATGTTTTGGAAATATCAAAACGTAGaagaattttataaaaataaaaatattaatgaatatgataatgatgaaaatgaatatatatttaaaagtgTGGACCTAGGTCAGATAgatgatttattaaaagatgaagatacattaaataatacaattaataacaatgaaacaaaaatatCTGATGTTGAATATTCATCTGATAATAAAACGGAAAAGATAAAGAAACAAGAGGGAGATAGATATACCCATTTTTATGACAAAAAGACAATATGTAATTATactaaatataattttaatgaaaagaatgtaaaaaatattatggatATACCTAATAAATACAACATTTCAACTATTTCATATAAAcgtataaatgataataaaaaaagtaatattagtttaaaaacaaaacataTGAAAGGTAGTATATTCAAAACATGTGAATTATTCAAGAGGAGagagaaatattttatgagTACATTAGCATCATCCAATAATGTATATGATAAGATGGAAAGAAAACATTTTAacgaagaaaaaaataatcatcaaaaggaagaagaaaattataataagaaaataaataataataacaacacaaaatgtaatgataataataataataatacacattgtcatgataataatgttaCTAACAATATAGGAGTGGATACAAAAGAAGACGTCATTTCAGATGGGAATgaattatgtaataatataaaaatggttgaagaaaatgattttatgtatgatataaaaatgttagataaaaaaataattaattctgatgaatcagaaaaaaaaaattttcgtACAAGTAAAGTTCCTGTGTCCCCCATAAGTAGGGCAACCGTTTTTGGTAAggttttttttgatattgcAAAAAATAGTAgtatagaatatataaaaaataaaataataaataaaaatataaatataaataaatatagtaataataataatctaaTGAATGATGATGTAAAttctgataataataattatagcaatataataatgaatgaAAAGAATGCAGAAATTTTGGCAAATGGTTTAAGCAAAATGAGAGGTGTAGTTTTAAAATTAGGACAAATGATTAGCTTACAAGATGAATATTTATCTcctatattaataaaagctTTAAAAATTGTTCATAATTCTGCTGATATTATGCCTAAGGATCAATTAATAcaagtattaaaaaaagaaattggAGATGATTATGAAAACAAAtttgattattttaattatgaaCCATTTGCTAGTGCTTCCATAGGACAAGTACATGATgctataataaataaaaataaaaaggtagCTGTGAAAATACAATATCCAGGAGTATATGAATCAATAGAtagtgatataaaaaatttattatttattaatcaATATACAAatcttatattaaaaaatttatatatagaaaatttaTGTAATGTTATCAAAAAGGAATTAAAATGTGAATGTGATTATATTAATGAAGCAAAATATTATgctctttttaaaaatatttttaaaaacagtaaatatttttatgtaccATCAATATATCCagaatatattacaaaacatatattaGTAACATCATATGTTAATGGAATTACATTAGATGAAGTTTCAAAGAAATTACCACAACCTATAAGAGATTCAATAGGTCAacgtatattatatttatgtttacaTGAATTATTTGTATTCAAAGTTATGAATACTGATCCAAATCTGGGAAATTTCTTATATGATAtagaaaaagataaattatGCTTAATAGATTTTGGAGCTACACgatcatataaaaatgaatttgtTGATCAATACTTAAGGCTAGTTAAAGCTTCAATAGAGGAAGATGAagcaaaaatatatcattattctCTTATGCTTAATTTTTTCAATGGTCAAGAAAATCAAGAAATGAAAACATCACATATTAAATCAGTTATATTAGTTGGAGAACCATTTAAAactgatatatatgattttggTCATAGAGATATAgctaaacaaatatataatctattacctaaaattatatataacagaTTAATACCACCTAGGTCAGAAATATATACTTTGCATAGGAAATTATCAGGTTGTTATTTAATTTGTATGAAGTTAAAAGCAAAGGTTAGAGCTGCACAAATTTTTAATTCCATATACCAAAATTATAGATTCACTATAGATGATACTTATGTAAACAGAAACATTAACAGGCAATAA
- a CDS encoding protein phosphatase PPM5, putative → MGTCISFLKKNSVKEKKNTRRRLSISTKIDLPDETEEIKRSIQELKHNDDKFKESSENVTTRKISENEVKEEVEGEEDEEEERKKKLDKKKKTLKNRSSVAGVRASHFQEDFEKKCVKIKGSVEKLHENGIGYVCRKGLKPESPNQDDFIIITTENLALYAIFDGHGPYGHDVSNYVQKELPYMIIKNENFLKNPKEVFTKAFLNIHENIERTTNAYLDSFTNKNSNNKFHINSNFVINDQTLENMQGYNNYTDSDTNSDDSYDYDDTIEDDEDEEDDEEDESNDNKDDDEEEESNSSIDDEFNKDNKKTKKENDTDVKEEKSLTTKKKKQKKNKMKKRKKKKNKIFFDSTMSGTTATIIVHLFKEKKLYVAYVGDSRAVLGKRKNGSKQLSAVELTKDHKPNCAAEKRRIINSGGQVMKLEGDIPYRVFIKNKFYPGLAMSRAIGDTIGHQIGIIAEPDFIEVNINEDEDILVLICSDGVWEFISSEEAVNLIYEFGYNNVQDAVENLARESWDRWLNEEENIVDDITIQAIYLSEKSKYLK, encoded by the exons ATGGGTACATGCATCtcttttcttaaaaaaaattctg ttaaagagaaaaaaaatactagAAGAAGACTTTCAATTAGCACCAAAATTGATTTGCCCGATGAAactgaagaaataaaaagaagCATACAGGAATTAAAACACAATGATGATAAATTTAAGGAATCATCTGAAAATGTGACAACAAGAAAAATAAGCGAAAATGAAGTAAAGGAAGAAGTTGAAGGagaagaagatgaagaagaagaaagaaaaaaaaaattagataagaagaaaaaaactTTAAAAAATCGTTCATCTGTAGCTGGAGTAAGAGCTTCACATTTCCAAGAAGATTTTGAAAAGAAgtgtgtaaaaataaaaggatcTGTAGAGAAATTACATGAAAATGGTATTGGATATGTATGTAGGAAAGGATTAAAACCAGAAAGTCCAAATCAAGatgattttattattattactacggAGAACCTAGCATTATATGCTATTTTTGATGGTCATGGACCATATGGACATGATGTTTCTAATTATGTACAGAAAGAACTAccatatatgattattaagaacgaaaattttttaaaaaatccaAAAGAAGTTTTTACAAAAGCCTTTCTAAATATTcatgaaaatattgaaagAACTACAAATGCATATTTAGATTcttttacaaataaaaatagtaataataagtTCCATATAAATTCTAATTTTGTTATAAACGATCAAACATTAGAAAATATGCAaggatataataattatactgATAGTGATACAAATAGTGATGATAGTTATGATTATGATGATACTAtagaagatgatgaagatgaagaagacGACGAAGAAGATGAatctaatgataataaagatgatgatgaagaagaagaaagtAATAGTAGTATTGATGACGAATTTAATaaggataataaaaaaacaaaaaaagaaaatgatacagatgttaaagaagaaaaatcaTTAACtaccaaaaaaaagaaacaaaaaaaaaacaaaatgaaaaaaagaaaaaagaaaaaaaataaaatattctttgATAGTACTATGAGTGGTACTACAGCTACTATTATTGTTCATTTGTtcaaagaaaagaaattatatgtaGCTTATGTAGGAGATTCTAGAGCTGTTCTTGGAAAACGAAAAAATGGATCAAAGCAATTATCAGCAGTAGAATTAACCAAAGATCATAAGCCAAATTGTGCTGctgaaaaaagaagaataataaattctGGAGGACAAGTTATGAAGTTAGAGGGAGATATACCCTATCGtgttttcataaaaaataaattttatccAGGATTAGCAATGTCAAG aGCTATAGGTGACACCATTGGGCATCAGATAGGGATAATAGCAGAACCAGATTTTATTgaagtaaatataaatgaagatgaAGACATACTGGTTCTCATTTGTAGTGATGGTGTATGGGAATTTATATCTTCAGAAGAAGCagttaatttaatttatgaaTTTGGATATAACAAT GTTCAAGATGCTGTTGAAAATTTAGCAAGGGAATCCTGGGATCGATGGTTAAacgaagaagaaaatattgtGGACGATATTACAATACAAGCAATATACTTATCCGAAAAAtcgaaatatttaaaataa
- a CDS encoding aquaporin, putative gives MKIQKGLFLQRCIKNVLRKIIKFIKGYVKDIIKEINVKSFKKYKYNLFFEFIGSFLFVFFISIYMLNSNSNEEYIIKHTKQINPYQTNDILIPGYNNFEGEINNIKYMNNLEQEGKHVVENILLEKDNNEYKGNEQNKKEMERNDDKIKNNSQNEYQKDDEKNKNNNNNNDNINEKEVNTISDEKIKDMEDTKNISNKNENDHNTNKELKNEKINNKENDEKNIKNEDDINNKENMIKSVDKIIFKEPVNEYSKIKIEDINNINLKDIDEYEVLKNSQNKKTSNHAIYSFVGCFIYVIFILLGAHINPAYTYALWLTEPKKYGFALSTLYVTFQYFGGIVASIICAHLYGSIFIYTLLPKKEIMKTFLCEFISTFLITLLLLSLYNYKKKFMEENKNDESLTFNINKLRNMSSLYNFNTYEDFYSYDMFNTNHNKKYNSLLYIDNKYIKYIMNHIFYLLFIFFSLLFFVFVTNTTLNPMFSTSTLYTYLYYKIFKASNSFKIYSIFISFLSITKIFQLLIFYIQSLPLWIGPYFGSAFAASFLALFKENEEEIVNIIDTNVYSSYNKKKEQIPLIDKNSAKQNAYLIEYNDNIHYNSYNYLLPSVF, from the coding sequence atgaaaatacaaaaagGGTTATTTTTGCAAAGATGTATTAAAAATGTGTtgagaaaaattataaagttTATCAAAGGTTAtgtaaaagatataataaaagagataaatgtaaaatcatttaaaaaatataaatataatttattttttgaatttattGGTTCGttcctttttgttttttttatatcgatatatatgttaaattcAAATTcaaatgaagaatatataattaaacaCACCAAACAAATTAACCCATATCAAACTAATGATATTTTAATACCTGGTTATAATAATTTCGAAGgagaaattaataatattaaatatatgaataactTAGAACAAGAAGGTAAACACGTCgtggaaaatatattattagaaaaagataataacgAATATAAAGGGAacgaacaaaataaaaaggaaatggaaagaaatgatgataaaataaagaataattcACAAAATGAATATCAAAAGGATgacgaaaaaaataaaaataataataataataatgataatataaatgaaaaagaagtaAACACAATATCTGAcgagaaaataaaagatatggAAGatactaaaaatatatctaataaaaatgaaaatgatcataatacaaacaaagaattaaaaaatgagaaaataaataataaagagaatgatgaaaaaaatattaagaatgaagatgatataaataataaagagaATATGATTAAAAGTGtagataaaattatttttaaagaacctgtaaatgaatatagtaaaataaaaatagaagatattaataatatcaatttaaaagatattgATGAATATgaagtattaaaaaattcacaaaataaaaaaactagTAATCATgcaatatattcttttgtaGGTTgctttatatatgtaatatttattttattaggTGCACATATAAATCCAGCTTATACATATGCTTTATGGTTAACAGAACCCAAAAAATATGGATTCGCTCTTTCAACACTTTATGTTacttttcaatattttgGTGGTATAGTTGCTAGTATTATATGTGCTCATTTATATGgtagtatatttatttataccttattaccaaaaaaagaaattatgaaAACATTTCTTTGTGAATTTATATCAACATTTTTAATAacgttgttattattaagtttatataattataaaaagaaatttatggaagaaaataaaaatgatgaatcattaacatttaatataaacaaattaagaaatatgagttctttatataattttaatacatatgaaGATTTCTATTCATATGACATGTTCAATActaatcataataaaaaatataattcccttttatatattgataataaatatattaaatatataatgaatcatatattttacttattatttattttcttttctttattattctttgTTTTTGTAACAAATACAACATTGAATCCAATGTTTTCAACATCTacattatatacatatttatattataaaattttcaaagcatcaaattcttttaaaatatattccatatttatatcatttttaagtattacaaaaatatttcaacTACTAATCTTTTATATTCAGTCATTACCATTATGGATAGGCCCTTACTTTGGATCAGCATTTGCCGCATCCTTCCTTGCACTTTTTAAAGAAAACGAAGAAGAAATTGTCAACATTATTGATACAAATGTATATTCATCCTATAACAAAAAGAAAGAACAAATACCATTAATAGATAAAAACAGTGCAAAGCAAAACGCTTATCTTATTGAATACaatgataatatacattataattcatataattatttactaCCCAGcgtcttttaa
- a CDS encoding protein phosphatase PPM7, putative, with translation MPVINGTHVISMKNYTLVSDAYGEKGVKKVYEDEYLICENLKSFNKNLHPNFNFACFCLFDGHNGKNTAMFLKKNLAQELSNSFLEMQNTYDSSLPIPDHFIKISVNNTCKRIDERIAQEYPNSRDGATCVIVLIKDEYAYIINIGDSCAYLCRYLNNCNQAIELVDIHKPWVITEKERIIKHGGTIENGRVNDIIDVTRSFGDLSLKKYGLLCTGTFKKFKINSDDNFIIMGTDGFFGFVDINYVINEITNLSKKEERLVNVEKKKTVFDAKSICNIMVEHAIVDKKSQDNVTVVLIKFLHK, from the exons ATGCCTGTAATAAATGGAACACATGTTATTTCTATGA aAAATTATACTTTAGTTAGTGATGCATATGGTGAAAAAGGAGTAAAGAAAGTTTATGAAGATGAATATTTGATATgtgaaaatttaaaaagtttTAATAAAAACTTACATCCTAATTTCAACTTTgc ttgtttttgtttatttgatGGGCATAATGGAAAAAATACAGccatgtttttaaaaaaaaatttagcaCAAGAGTTATCAAATAGTTTCTTAGAAATGCAGAATACGTATGACTCGTCTCTTCCCATACCTgatcattttataaaaata AGTGTTAATAATACATGCAAAAGGATAGATGAAAGGATAGCCCAAGAATATCCAAACAGCCGAG ACGGTGCCACATGTGTGATAGTTTTAATAAAAGATGAATATgcttatattataaacatagGAGATTCGTGTGCTTATTTGTGTcgttatttaaataattgtaatcaag CCATTGAGTTAGTAGATATTCATAAACCTTGGGTTATAacagaaaaagaaagaataataaaacatgGAGGTACTATTGAAAATGGAAGAGTGAACGATATAATCGATGTTACAAGATCTTTTGGGGACTTAtc aTTAAAGAAATATGGCTTATTGTGCACAGGGACATTTAAAAagtttaaaataaattctgACGATAACTTTATAATTATGGGAACAGATGGGTTTTTTGGTTTTGttgatataaattatgtaatAAATGAGATAACAAATTTGTCTAAAAag GAAGAAAGATTGGTAAAcgttgaaaaaaaaaagacagtATTCGATGCAAAGagtatttgtaatattatgGTGGAACACGCTATTGTTGATAAAAAATCTCAA gATAATGTAACGGTTGTTTTAATCAAATTTCTgcacaaataa